ggttCCCTGTGACCACCAATTTCTGGTCTTAAAATGGTACCACTGTTACGGATTTTTCCACACCCGAGACgaattttaaatggaataaattATGCCCGTGCGAACACCTGTAATTGTGGAGTTCGGGCAGACCTTTGGAATTTGGCAGACAGACAGGGCGGAAGCTGGTTTCGTTTCTGCCAGTCATGAAATATTCTGAAGTCCGTCATTTGCCATCTACAGTAGCTTTCCGCTGCCacgaaaattattaaaaatatttaactggATTCTCAGCTGCTCTGAGCCATGTTTGCCCAGTCAATGAAAGTGAATTTCCTAGACCACAACGTATGGTCATTAAAAATGAAACTCGATTTATTTAGTGTTATGTCATTCGCAATCTTGATTATTTCATCTGTCTTATAAACAAACGAACAAATCCGACAAATCCGAGATAAACCAGAATCGCAAGCGTTCATACGTAATAGCTGGAATATATTAGTTCTATTGTTCTATGActcattgaatattttaaagatGTTTAGCAAATTGCATTCTTAATACGATTATTTCCAATCTTTATTTTACTCAAGTTAATATATTAATGTATTAAATAACCAATTATTATTCTATTTCAGGGCGCGTAAGCGGAGAACGTCGAATTCTGAATGGAGTGAGCGGCAGTTTCCGGAATGGTCAACTATCGGCTATCATGGGACCCTCGGGAGCCGGAAAAAGCAGTTTGCTTAATGCGATTTCGGGTTTCAGGTGAGAACAATaccaaaacaaagccaaaccaGACTCGACTGCATTCGGCGTTATGTTTTAAGTGTAACAAATCCAAAGCCAAATAACTCGGGGGCGCCGAAACTTAACCGGTTCTATGTTTCACCGAAAGACTGGCGATTAAATGCGGACTTTATTCCGACTCAAATGCGAAATAGCTACTGGGTTCTGTAGATTTTGGGAGGGGGGCTGTAGATAAGCATAAGTAAACAAACATCTCCAGTATTATGAATACATTCTGGACCAAAACAGACTTTGCTTTCCAAATAAATGTCGCAGAAACTGATGCTTCCTCAAAATACGGCGGAAATTTACAGAATTAGCTTCACAAGCTGCAAAGTCACGAAACGATGTTTTTCAAATAATGATATAGGAAAGGTTGAAGATCCAGCATGTTTGTcgtaaaatgtgtttataacCGGAAATAGGGGAACGATaagaaaatcaacaataaTGGGAAATACATTCCCTTGTTAGATGTAAAACGAATAGCTCGATCTAACTTTTAATGACTTTCAGGCGCGACGGAGTCACAGGGAACATCAAGATGAAGAGGGACAACGCCTGCTACATCACGCAGGACGACCACCACCAGACCCTGCTGACTGTGGAGGAGCTAATGAATCTCGCCTGCGATCTCAAGTTGAAGAATCGCCACAAAAAGGCCGAAATCATGACAGACATCCTGGAGAATCTGCACTTGAATCACCGCCGCAATGTCACGGCGGAAAAGCTGAGTGGCGGTGAGCGAAAGCGATTGTCCATCGCCCTGGAGTTGGTGGACAATCCCAACATCTTCTTCTTGGACGAACCAACCAGTGGGCTGGACGAAGTGACGGCGGCCCAGTGCATCCGAATGCTGCAGGCGATGGCCTACGAGGGTCGCACCATCGTTTGCACCATCCACCAGCCGTCGGCCACCATATACAACTACTTCGATAGCATCTACGTCCTGGCCAAGGGCCAGTGCGTCTACCAAGGCAGTCCCAGAGCCACCATACCCTTCCTGCGACTGGCCCAGATCGACTGCCCCAGGCACTACAGTCCCTCGGATTACAGTGAGTCTTACCACCTAATTTCACTAGAGAGTATTAATGGGATTACATATTTGCTGCAGTTATTGAGCTGGTGGATGCCGAGGATGGACACCTGGTGCCGGCACTCAGCGACCTAACCGAAAACGGGAAGCTGATCTACGTGGCCAGTCAGTCGGATCAATTGGCGCCTCAGCAGGCGGTCACCACGATGTTCTTAGAGCAACAGAAGCGTCCATTCCTGCCCGCCTTTTTCGCCGGCAGTGCCGCTTCCACGGACGGAACGCTGATTGGAGGTACCAGTGCTCTGTTGGAGCAGGTGAAGGCCTTCTCGAAACGCCTCCATACGGATCGGCGGGATATATCTGGGCTGCGGCAGTTTGTAGTCCTCATGCGGGTGATGCTACTGAGGATAACGCGGGCTCGTTTGGCCCTGACTATCCAACTGTTCCATCACCTGTTGTGCGGCCTGTTCTTCGGCCTGATATTCTTCCAACTGGGCAACCAAGGTGGCCGGATGTTCGATCATCTAAAATTCTGCATCGGCGCCGTCCTCATGATCGTGTACACCCAGGTGATGGTGCCCATTCTAAGCTGTAAGTGATTTTGGTATCCATTTTTTGAGTGTGTACTTAATCCTGAAATTATCCTGCAGATCCCGCCGAGGTGAAAGTGGTGAAGAAGGAGACCTTCAATCGTTGGTACACCCTTACGCCGTACTACATGGCCCTCACAGTGTCGCGTCTACCACTCCAAGTGCTACTGAACATCACCTTCATGGCGGTCACGTACTGGATGTCCGGATTGCCCCAACAGTTCTGGcgctttggcatttttgtggcTGTGGGCTTAATGATCTCCTTGGTGGCCGAGGGCATGGGCCTGGCCATTGGAGCCACCTTCAGCATTACGGTGAGTTACTTAACCGCATCTGAGGTATACTTTTGGGCTCAAACACTTCAATCTCATTGCAGAACGGCAGTGTGGTGGGTCCGATGATAATAGCTCCTCTGATGGGACTGGCGGTCTACGGCTTCGACTTTGCACCGCAGATATCGGGCGGAATGCAGCTGCTGATGAAGTTCAGCTATGTGCGTGTGGGCGTAGTGTCTCTGGTTTTAGCCGTCTTCGGATTTCAGCGCGAGGAACTCGACTGCGATGCGATATACTGTCATTTTAGCGATCCGCGCGTGCTGCTCAAATTTTTGGATGTGGAAAAGGTGTCGATGCTCCATCAGTTCGGACTGCTGGCCATGCTGATGCTGTTCTTCCGGGTGATAATGTACATCAGTCTGCGAAAGCGATGCTATGCCTGATCTTGTAACCAATACTCCAGATGAATCTTATCCCTAGCTTTAGGCAATGTCAATGCTGTGATGTTCGACTTTAAACAGACAGATAGATACTTCCTGTACATACTTATGCACCATTCCCCTGAAAAGAACAAAGGTTAACATAGACATAAGATAGCTTAAGTTAGGATacagctcacacacacaaatgcctTTAAAAGCCAAATTATCTGCATAGAAGGAAATAAAAGGAACAAATCAATAGATTAGCCAAATGTATCTTAATAACATTTCCGGTAATATCAAAATGACACGACAATCCCCAAGTTGTTTGCAGAGAAGAGGCGAGCAagttttttacattttttgtggTTAAAGTAATATCAACTCGAATTGTGAAGAATAAAACCGATGTTTTAACAATTCAAGACTTATATGCcttgtatttttattgatgTTACAATTATGGTGAGGCAACAGAGCTGTTTTCTGAACCATCTTTCAGAGTATGAGCTCGAATAGCTTTGAGAAGATCAAAGTACAGGCTATTTCGCCAAATCACTCGGTCTAAGGCAGGTTCCAGCAAGGATAATATGCTAGAAATCATTGAGGACGGAAGGTTCTTATGCAAATGAGTTTTCAAGTCCGTAAATTCAGCTTGGGTAGTTATAGCATTGATAAACGGGCTCAGAATCAATTTAAGGTCCTTGCTGGAGATGTTGGCatattagtttttagttttttgcaGTCATCTTAGTAGTTTTTGAATACTCACCGGCGCAGGATTTCCTCTGTGTTGTCGATGAGAAACTGTTTGCCCACATAGTAGCCCAACGAGGATCGCAATACGGCGCTCAGGAGACCGGCTGTCAGCGTGCTTGGAACCTTTTTTGGGTCAAGGGCCCAGCTGAGCAGCTTCTGCATCGCCCAATACTCCGTGGTGCAGCTGAGGGAATTCAGGAGGATGCGCTTCTCTTTCTCATTCTCCGCCTCGAAGTACATGTCCCGCACCATTATCCAATGATCCTCCAAGGCGTTGCGAATGCCCCTGCAGAGCACGGTTTCCCGAATCTCCTCCGGAATGGAGGAGCTGGATTTCTGCTCCATTGCCGACTGAAATCGCTGTTCTGCGTCCGTTAGGCATTCCTTGATTTCGAACTGACACGCCGGCCGGTATAAAAGCGTCGACAATGACAAATCCGTTTTGCTTTCGCTCTTTGTGGTTTCCGGGGATCTTGTGGGGGTCGGTGTTTCTGGGACATCCGGGGATATTATGGAGGTTGGTGTTTCCGGGGATATTGTGGAGGTCGGTGTTTCCGAGGATAAGGTAAGGGTTGATGTTTCCAGACTTGTTCTGGCTTTGGGAGTTTGGGGTGGAAGGGATTTCAATGTTGCTTTAAAAGCTGGCTCAATAAGTTTTTGCATGAAAAGCTAAAAGGGTGCGCTATAGATTAAAAATGACGTCGGATTTGGTAAGACCCACCTTAAAGATGCGATAACCCGTCGTCAATCTCATGATGCTTTGTAGGTTCTCCAAATGGAAAAGGGCTGTTTCCCAAACCGCAGCGCTGGTCTCCTTCGAAAGATACGAGATCACGTTTAAGGTGGCGTTATACGTTAACAAACTCGTCCAGGCGAAACTGAGGGCATCGTCGACCAACTGGACGCGACTAAGCTCCGGAATCTGGGTGAAATCCTCAAGGAGAGCTTTACTGATCAGCTGCAAGCTGTATGAATCGTAGAGGACACGAAGAGGCGCTGCAGCATCGACGTTTAACAACAGCCAATCTTCCGGATTCACGATGTGTTTGAGTTCCAATATATCGGCTTTCTTTCTCTGACAGCCAAGCCACTCCACCTGGGAAAGCGGAAGATTCTTGGCGATGTAGACGACCGGGACCCACCAGCAGTCTTTGGAACTGATATTCAGTTTTTTCTGATTATAGCGACTCTGCCTGATGGTCACCTTCTGCTTCGCATCATCCTGCTGGACGGTGAGTAGCGGGAAACCTGGTTGCTTTAGCCATGTCTCCATCACAGTAGGTAAACTCACACCGATAGGCAGCTGGTGATTGCGGCGAGCCTCTCGCTGGAACTCCTCCCACAGCTCCATGCTTAAAGCGGAGGAGT
This genomic interval from Drosophila teissieri strain GT53w chromosome 3L, Prin_Dtei_1.1, whole genome shotgun sequence contains the following:
- the LOC122618559 gene encoding aminopeptidase Q, with the translated sequence MLPKILVLFCTFLPGNIAESSVKPLRYNLTILTRLDSGGARNQFEGIVSIDIEATKSTRFINLNSRDLNIFRKKTWLLRWASGRKIRALELKKNVKEPSVVKLVMELPLKFGETYTLNMFFSGDLDRQQEYGYFAGHYDKTPKVFYSMTHLEPDYAPNAFPCFNDPLFRTPYNITMVHDRKYVALSNMPPIKETPYDEIKNYVSTTFMGSPPLAAHQVMWILHSLQKVYSGSTAAGENITIWSLPHLAESLAEVAEVTPNLFSKYETLFAHPLPKGPDWGGKLDHVVVPRYTEMFSGQGLMVYGEDKVDSGLNGLESLQKTLAELVARQWNGLLVSPSDLNEMYVRDGVNYYLSIHVMGMEKEAYNMTQLLRTRLDVLYSDSLGKEKSIATDVREAGNLKFRKNKMCLLTHMIKVAIGDKLFLKGLQEFIQRYANSSALSMELWEEFQREARRNHQLPIGVSLPTVMETWLKQPGFPLLTVQQDDAKQKVTIRQSRYNQKKLNISSKDCWWVPVVYIAKNLPLSQVEWLGCQRKKADILELKHIVNPEDWLLLNVDAAAPLRVLYDSYSLQLISKALLEDFTQIPELSRVQLVDDALSFAWTSLLTYNATLNVISYLSKETSAAVWETALFHLENLQSIMRLTTGYRIFKLFMQKLIEPAFKATLKSLPPQTPKARTSLETSTLTLSSETPTSTISPETPTSIISPDVPETPTPTRSPETTKSESKTDLSLSTLLYRPACQFEIKECLTDAEQRFQSAMEQKSSSSIPEEIRETVLCRGIRNALEDHWIMVRDMYFEAENEKEKRILLNSLSCTTEYWAMQKLLSWALDPKKVPSTLTAGLLSAVLRSSLGYYVGKQFLIDNTEEILRRKDLKLILSPFINAITTQAEFTDLKTHLHKNLPSSMISSILSLLEPALDRVIWRNSLYFDLLKAIRAHTLKDGSENSSVASP
- the LOC122618560 gene encoding ATP-binding cassette sub-family G member 1 isoform X1, whose amino-acid sequence is MDQSQNLLAKQSKDVEFQDVYYTVKVRKNFWRVSGERRILNGVSGSFRNGQLSAIMGPSGAGKSSLLNAISGFRRDGVTGNIKMKRDNACYITQDDHHQTLLTVEELMNLACDLKLKNRHKKAEIMTDILENLHLNHRRNVTAEKLSGGERKRLSIALELVDNPNIFFLDEPTSGLDEVTAAQCIRMLQAMAYEGRTIVCTIHQPSATIYNYFDSIYVLAKGQCVYQGSPRATIPFLRLAQIDCPRHYSPSDYIIELVDAEDGHLVPALSDLTENGKLIYVASQSDQLAPQQAVTTMFLEQQKRPFLPAFFAGSAASTDGTLIGGTSALLEQVKAFSKRLHTDRRDISGLRQFVVLMRVMLLRITRARLALTIQLFHHLLCGLFFGLIFFQLGNQGGRMFDHLKFCIGAVLMIVYTQVMVPILSYPAEVKVVKKETFNRWYTLTPYYMALTVSRLPLQVLLNITFMAVTYWMSGLPQQFWRFGIFVAVGLMISLVAEGMGLAIGATFSITNGSVVGPMIIAPLMGLAVYGFDFAPQISGGMQLLMKFSYVRVGVVSLVLAVFGFQREELDCDAIYCHFSDPRVLLKFLDVEKVSMLHQFGLLAMLMLFFRVIMYISLRKRCYA
- the LOC122618560 gene encoding ATP-binding cassette sub-family G member 1 isoform X2; the encoded protein is MGPSGAGKSSLLNAISGFRRDGVTGNIKMKRDNACYITQDDHHQTLLTVEELMNLACDLKLKNRHKKAEIMTDILENLHLNHRRNVTAEKLSGGERKRLSIALELVDNPNIFFLDEPTSGLDEVTAAQCIRMLQAMAYEGRTIVCTIHQPSATIYNYFDSIYVLAKGQCVYQGSPRATIPFLRLAQIDCPRHYSPSDYIIELVDAEDGHLVPALSDLTENGKLIYVASQSDQLAPQQAVTTMFLEQQKRPFLPAFFAGSAASTDGTLIGGTSALLEQVKAFSKRLHTDRRDISGLRQFVVLMRVMLLRITRARLALTIQLFHHLLCGLFFGLIFFQLGNQGGRMFDHLKFCIGAVLMIVYTQVMVPILSYPAEVKVVKKETFNRWYTLTPYYMALTVSRLPLQVLLNITFMAVTYWMSGLPQQFWRFGIFVAVGLMISLVAEGMGLAIGATFSITNGSVVGPMIIAPLMGLAVYGFDFAPQISGGMQLLMKFSYVRVGVVSLVLAVFGFQREELDCDAIYCHFSDPRVLLKFLDVEKVSMLHQFGLLAMLMLFFRVIMYISLRKRCYA